A region of the Vigna radiata var. radiata cultivar VC1973A unplaced genomic scaffold, Vradiata_ver6 scaffold_2218, whole genome shotgun sequence genome:
GTCAAGCCACAGGCTTGAGAAGCTGAAGCATGTCAGAGACAGTGAAACACTGTCTCTTGTGAAGGACTTGTACTCATCAATGACAGTGTCCTCTGCAAAGAACGTGAAGGGCTCAACTGAAGTGGCTATAAGCGATCTGTTAGAGCACATGACCTTCAACATAATTGTGAGGATGATTGCTGGGAAGAGATTTGGAGGGGACACTTCCAACGAAGAAGATAATGAAGCATGGAAGCTGAGAAAGGCCATTAAAGATGCCACATATCTGTCTGGTGTTTTTGTTGTGGCTGATGCAATTCCATCACTCAGTTGGTTTGATTTCCAAGGACATTTAAGTTTCATGAAAAGAACAGCTATGAAACTAGACAGTATCCTTGAGAGATGGCTTCAAGAACATGTGAAAAtgagaggagagaagaagaatgGTGGATGTGAAAAGGACTTCATGGATGTGATGTTATCATCTtttcaaga
Encoded here:
- the LOC106780446 gene encoding cytochrome P450 CYP82D47-like: MTVSSAKNVKGSTEVAISDLLEHMTFNIIVRMIAGKRFGGDTSNEEDNEAWKLRKAIKDATYLSGVFVVADAIPSLSWFDFQGHLSFMKRTAMKLDSILERWLQEHVKMRGEKKNGGCEKDFMDVMLSSFQEENICGYKRDIVIKATSLILVLTGSESTAITLTWALSLLVNHPKILKAALQELDTH